The genomic region TCTACTTTCACTCTCGAAAGGTTCCCTGGTCGACATGGCCACCGATAAAGCTGTGGTTCTCCCCAACGCAGACGGCTCGCGTGCCACGCTCTATGATCCGGACCGAATGTCGTTCGCCACGCTTCCGCCCCATCTCGTGGAGCGGGCCCGGCGGTTCGCGGCAGCCAGCCATGGAGCCGGCGATCTGACCGCCGACGAGCGCCGGGAATGGGACGAGTTGACCCGGATCATCTCCGCCCCCTCCTTCCCGGTCCCGGCGGACAACAACAGCACCACGATCAACCAACTGGTGATCGGCAACACCTACCACTGCAACATGGGCTGCACCTACTGCTACAACGAGCTCGAGACCAAGGAGAAGAAGGGCTCCGAGGTGCCGCAGGGGATGGCCTGGGAGACCGCCCGCAGCAGCATCCAACAGGTCCTCGACCAGGCGGACCCGAGCAAGCCGGTCCGGATCTTCTTCATCGGCGGCGAGCCGCTGCTGGAACGCGAGATCCTGGAACGCAGCGTGGAGTACGCGGAAGCGTATGCCGCACCGCTGGGCGTCAAGGTGCGCTTCAACGTCTATACGAATGGCACGCTTCTCACTGCCAAGGTCCTCGACTGGTGCGAGGCGCACAAGATATCGCTGATCATCAGCCTGGACGGGCCGCCGGCTCTGAACAGCGAACGGGTCCTGCTCTCCGGACGACCGACCAGCAGGGTCGTCCTGCGCAATATCCGGCGCATCATGGATTCCCAGACCTCACCGATGCGCCGAGTGCGCGCGGTCGGCCGTCCAGGGACTCCGCTGGTCGCCCTGCACAAATACCTGGTCGCGCTGGGGTTCAACGAGGTCCACGTGCAGCCGATGTACAACAACGAGGGAATCACCGCCACCAACGAGTCCGAGATGATCGAACTCCTGGACTGGTGGACGGGCAATCTGGAGAACGGTGTCATTCTTGACATCATGCCGTTCGGCTCGTTCTTCCAGAAGATTCTCCACCAGGGGCGGGCGGTCAGCTCCTGGTATCCATGCCAGGCCGCGCGAAATGCTGTCACCGTCGGACCCGACGGCCGGGTCTACTCGTGCCATCATGCGATCGAGGAGCCGGCTTTCGAGCTGGGCCACATCACCAAGGGCCTGCCGATCGTGGAAATCCGCAGCCGGCATTTCAAGCGTGTCGACGAGCGCGAACCGTGCCGCAACTGCTGGGCGAAGCACATTTGCGGCGGCGAGTGCTACCACCGGTCCCTGTCCGCGGGTGCGGGCGAGTTCGGCACGCTCCCGGCCGCCTGCCAGGAACGAAAGGCCCTGATCGGCTTCGCCCTGGATGCCTTCGCCCGGATCGCCAGGACGAACCCGCAGGCGCTGCGCCG from Kitasatospora azatica KCTC 9699 harbors:
- a CDS encoding radical SAM/SPASM domain-containing protein, which produces MRTRGLIGDLLSLSKGSLVDMATDKAVVLPNADGSRATLYDPDRMSFATLPPHLVERARRFAAASHGAGDLTADERREWDELTRIISAPSFPVPADNNSTTINQLVIGNTYHCNMGCTYCYNELETKEKKGSEVPQGMAWETARSSIQQVLDQADPSKPVRIFFIGGEPLLEREILERSVEYAEAYAAPLGVKVRFNVYTNGTLLTAKVLDWCEAHKISLIISLDGPPALNSERVLLSGRPTSRVVLRNIRRIMDSQTSPMRRVRAVGRPGTPLVALHKYLVALGFNEVHVQPMYNNEGITATNESEMIELLDWWTGNLENGVILDIMPFGSFFQKILHQGRAVSSWYPCQAARNAVTVGPDGRVYSCHHAIEEPAFELGHITKGLPIVEIRSRHFKRVDEREPCRNCWAKHICGGECYHRSLSAGAGEFGTLPAACQERKALIGFALDAFARIARTNPQALRRLALGDLSRPEPQESAYEAADLRDFV